TCACAAACAATGTCCATACAAACTAACCTTTTTGTAGGTGGATACTAACAGAATGGCTAGATGTCCAATATGACATGAAGGAGCCTACTGTTGTGCATCCTATGATGAACTAATTATTTTGATCCAACCgtatcaaaaataaatatacacttAAACGATCtaattggaattaaaatactgaaaaatatgcagcatttttgtttttgtcatagcAGCTCTACAGAGATGGGAATTCATCTACACATTGATAACTAGATTAGTGGGCTTTTTCAGCGTTTCTCTGTATTGGTCCAGCCAGTCTCTGAGCTCTGTGATGCGATACCCCTCAGGTCCTCTGCCACCCTGGTAAACTACCTTTCCCTCCTGCAGTATATAAAGTCTGTCGAAATAAGCTCCGTACGCCGCGTTGGAGGAGTTTTCCATACTGTCAACCACGACCGGGCAACCGGGCACCTCCAGGTGCATCAGCTGCGCAGCTTTCAGCCGGTCCTCCAGACACCGGTGTTTGGGGATCTGATAGGGCGCGTCGGTGCTCATCCAGCCGTCGGAGGGGTGCGCTTCCTCGATGTACACAACTACAGAGTCTGCTATATCTGCGTTCTGCTGCACGACTCCCTGGAAAGCCTTCAGACGCGCCATGAACGGTGGTCAGGTGCAGCTGCCAAAGTTGAGGATGAGCGGTCTCTTGTCTTTTGCGTAATCGAGGATGCGGCTGCGCCGCTGATCCTCCAGCTGAACAACTTCGGTGTTGGGCGCTCCGTGTCCGAGATGCGCTGCCTTCAGAAAGTCCAGTTTGTGGCCGTGCCACACTGCCTTGAGGGACTCCACGCTAAAGAGACGATTGGAGTCCGATATGCACAGCGGAGGGTCGATGGCATCGCCCCCCTGCTCCTTCATCCTGAAGAAAACCCTTTTCCTTATGCATAAAAAGTCAAGCAGCCAAAACATGACTGCTGCTATCAGAAAACGCGGCAACAAGACGATACAGACTATTGCATTTTTAATGGCTTTAATTGTATTCATTATCACTTTGAATGACTACCCGAATGGTCTTGCGCTGTGCCACGATCTTGTGGGTTGAAGTTGGGTTACTTGCAACTTCCCCTCTTTTTATAGCACCGGCAGATTTGAATGAATCACACCCCGCCTTCAAACTGGGGCCGAGGCCTCACATGGTGGGGATTACCTTCTGTCAACTCCACAGCTTTGAGTCAGAGCCAAAAGCCAAGGGTGCAGGACAGGGTGCGGCACAGCAGTGCGTTTTTTATGGAGTTATCTTATTTTATCATAAAATTAACATTATCATCCAAACGCTCATTATGTGTATAATCAGTGAAATTGTTTAAATGTTCTTGGATATCATGTGTGATATGTCACACATGATATCCAATGACATCCAACAGCATCGAAGTTGAGTTGATGCTGCTGCAGACTCTTCTAATGCAATAACAGTGACTGTTTGCTGGAACACTTTTCCGCAGACATCTAAAGGACTGGCCTATAAATACTACTCTGCCCTTAACTGATCTTAGTAATCTCAGTCAACACATAGGCTAGTAGTCCATATGACTTAAGTTGGCTTACATGatataataaactaaactcCCCAGATGATAACATTTAATTGTCTTATAGTTACAATTAATATGATGAATCAGAAATAGGATCTTTACGTTGATATTCTGAGACAGAGAGGTGGTATGGGGCATTTCAAATGTCACAAGAAAAAACGCTACATTTGGAAATAAGAGATAatatttcttgtaaaaaaaaaagagccagaAATCTTTTGAATGGGATACATTCTGATGACATGAGATATCTGGATTAAAAAGTCTGATATTTTAGGTCACATTTTGAGGAAGAGCTAATTATGTGAGGAGAGTAGTCTGTCGAAAAGTCAcaatattgagaaaaaaaaaatcatatttaaagGTCTGAATTTGGAGAGACAGGCaagatttcttttcttcatgtttatttttttcatgtggCAAAATCCCTCTCTTTCTCAGGTGCTCTACTGTATCAACCAACATTACATAAAAAGAGACTTTccacacacaagacacattAAGCTTTCTGTCTGCCAAGGTGAGGGTGGATGCTTGTGATATGTTTGAAGAGCTGCCATCTTTAATCAACAACCATTCTTCTCAAAATACTTTCCTTTAAACTAATAAGAGCatccagaaacaaaaaaaagttgttgtaaAGTTACAGAAGGACACCCTCAACTATTAATGGATGAAGAAATCTCAGTACATCGGCCAACTCAGAGCTTAAACTGGTCCCTCAACAGACCCCCAGTTGAGAAAGGATCTGGAGTGATGAGGTCTGGAGCTCACCGTAGAGCGTTTCAGTTTGCAGCACCTTATTAAGTTATCACAGGGAATTTTACAGTGAGCAGATGGCTGGTCTCTTATTTgtcaagagaaagaagaaatacaCAAGCCACACAAATGTCAAGATCAGACAGTCACAGTGAAGATCACCAATAAATGCTGTAATGTGCTGAACACAAACTGATCCAAGGAATTCAGCCAGTCAACATCAATACTAACTTTAAAATTTCAGCCATCAGATATGTTTTTGTTATGATTAGACGACAATGTAATCTGTAACTGCCCCTATGTCATGTTATATCACAATGTTTATTGATACATGTTGTGATTGTGTCTTTTTCTGGAAAATTGAAAACAATGCTATGGACTATTTCTTTTGGCTAATCCAGGAAATTAAATACCTATCAAATTTAAGTATATTACGGTAATGAAAACATAATGCTGGGATTTGAAACATTGCAGTCAGTCCACACTTTCTGACCACTACTTACCCCGTCTTTAATGAAGtatgaaactttaaaaaaaacttgagaaaaaatggaaaaaaacttgAGAAATATAGAGGAAACCGATTCAAGGCAACTgccacacacattttaaaacactttagaAAGCGCTGCTCTCACCAGGGAGCCAAAGGACTACCTACAAAACACCCGTGAGAATCCACccacaacaataaacacaactTCACCAGCTAAATGTATAACATGGCCACTAACTCATTTCCAGAGGAAATGCTAAGAAAGAGGTCCAAAAGCATCTTCTCGCAGCAACATTGCAGAGCAAAGAAAATCTTTCACCCATCATTGCCTGAAGTCCGCTGCACACTTCTGCATGAGAGTTTCAACAAGagggaatctaaaacaaaagcaGTTAATATATACAAAAATGCAATGAGGATattttaaaagtacaaaaatgatTAGTGAATAAGAGGAGTTAAAGACGATGAAGCCAcagtttagtgtttttttatgacCTGATTAAAGATAATAGAGGCTCATCTCATACCTTTCTCAGGTTCTGTCAGGTCAAATTAACATGTCGCATTAACGAAAGTATTGTTGTTATTTAAGTCTGAACAAATCCCAAGCTAAAGTGTTGAGGTCAGACTGAGACCGGGTTATAGTTGCATCGTCTAGTTTTTGGTCAAACTATTTTTATTTGGCTCAAAATGTTTCAGTTGGCTGCTCTTCCATAACATTAGTTGTAATCTCAATTCgagtcattttaatttcttacaTGTCCTCTGCTTTAGTGAACAGTCTTTATCTCGCCTCTGTTTTGGGGATTCTTTACCCATTGATGCACCACTAGTGCTTTTTGCTCAAGAAACATGCCAGATTCAATATTTTCAACAAGTTCTTTAGCAAACTGCAGCAAAACGCCGGTTGCCCAGTGCCTACAGtagttaaacaaataaagttttGTCACTTTCCTTAACAACTGCTTGGTACTTTTCACCTGCATCATCTTCTGCAATGCCAAATGTAAGTGTGTGCAAGAAGGAATCTCTGCCGCTCTCACAGTCAACTCATATTTTATGCCCTGGTCATTACGACAGGAAACcttcagactttttttctaaTAGTTATTCTTTCACTTTCTGTGTGAAATATACTCTCGACAAAGTTCATTATTACaagattaaaacattaaaaaaattttaaGGAATAacttaaaaatgtctttctgaAGGATGTAATCTTTTAATTGTTACGTCAATGCTAAACAACAGATAAACACTAATAAATCACAATTATTGAATCAAAACTCCCTCTGAAAATCTGAAATTGATTTCATTACTATTTCTATTACTCCTACTATACTGCTGCCACAGTTAGTAACCCTAACATTGCACAACTACTAGTACTTAAAGTATTTATAAGATTAACATTGCAactacttataataataataaaaattatattaatgcatcttcgtccgcttatccggtatcgtgTCGCGGGGCATTAGCTCCAGcaaagccacattaaccagctccaactggtggatcccgaggcgttcccaggccaggttggagttATAatttctccacctagtcctgggtcttccccgaggtctatAGGTGACGACACGGATgattatgataataataataatctactAATACAACTGCTACTGCCACTACTGCTAAGTGTGAAATGTGCGGTCAGCATTGTTCAGGCCAgcattattatatatttcacTTTAAATGTGTGAATTACTGTATGCCTTTCAGTATAGATGACATTCAGTAGGATTTCAGTGTTTTGTATCACTTCATAATATTTAGTTCAACAATAGAATTTGGGAATAAAGTTAAAACATGATTCCCATGTTTTTACCTTGAAAGAATAACCATAGTTTTAATTGCACATTTATTGTCTAATTTTTCTTGAACCAAATATTGTTATCTAAAACTAAATcgggaagaaataaaaatgtacacagcTCTTAAATTAAATCAACTTGAATTTAACCAATGCAATGATTACTTTGCATGCCCACACAGAGATTAATGTTAATGAGTCAGTGTTGGGTCTTGTGTACTGGAGAGGGATCTGTTCAGCGTCGCTGTGCGCCACAGGGATTCAACATCTGGACACACACATTAGCCATTTCTGGCTAAATGCCATTCACTGGTCTGGTGTGCATTCCAGGTCTAGATTGCACATGGCATACTGGTTAAGGCCTAATCTCCTGTTACAGTAAATACATGTCAAATATACTGCAGGGTGGCCAAAAACCAGATATGGAGGGAAGATGTAATTTGTCTGCAGTTTACAGTTGTTGTAATGAAGGAGATTTCAACAGTAAGTTTATCTCTCTGTTTAGGGTTTGTCTGGGTCTGTCAGCATATTGCAAACATACAAGTTGAGCCCATATTACATATAGTCATATCACCTGAAAGAAGCATATGCTTTTGGCATTTATGGTCAAATCAATTTAGATTACGGTCCTACTTTTAAGCtccattttcagatttttttctattgttcTGTATTATTCTTACATCCTTCTTTGTTTTGGACTTTATGTGATTTGGCTGGTGTAACACTTCAAATGTTTCTTTTGGGTTTAATAAAATACAGGTGCTCCATCTACCTTGTTTCTATCCACCTTTTTAAGCCCTCAGAGACCTAAGGTCGTTTTTACAATTCTTTgtccgtctggttttattttctaaaaaagcctgtaaaacatcaaccctgtagtctacagtcaagatatgaacatcatttctttcaggacaaactgggctattataATATTTGttctgcagtgaggtcacttgaatgttaaaaacggTTGTaggacataaataaataaaacggaacatgaatcttacaGATATGTATTGgtatcacacacagagcagtacaaGCTAAACCActctcctctctaaaacactgtcttgggagtcacactgtgaaggaATAAACATAGCTTATACAgttgaaaaaatacatacatttaaaaaaaaaaaaagtccagacgcttttgctctcatgacatttgtgccaataatcaacataataatgtaatatttgatattacacccacagcaatgttacaaGACAGtttgttgtctaaaacagttttcCTTTATGcgaaaataaacataaaacattataattcATATAAAGCgcaaactatttacatttcttcaaaaaagacCCAAATATATGCCAAATTTCAAAACAGTGAcgccattctcctctgtaaaACGGTAGTTATCTCTCTTGTCCGCTATATACTCTTTGATCACATTAGACTAGTTTAACTTGGAGAATTATTATCTTTTCCAACTCTTTACTCTTTGCTCTCGCTGTCGCCCATATATGGCATATAGTGTTCCTTCACTTCCGTTCATTTACGTAAGGACACACATTAGATATAGACAATACACGAAGCTAGCGGCTGAAATGAGCGAAAACGTAataaattatggacatcaagtggataaatcttggatgtaacagtttggatttaaagctCAACAACCCCGAAAAAAGGCAAGTTCCAGGATAGATAGAAAATTACCTGTAGAGGCTAAAAAGACCCTGAAGAGATCTCTGTGACcactaactcattaacttttAGCTgcaaaagttaataagtttcTGTCTTTTACAGTGGTTTTTTATTAATGGATTGaaatatgaatcagaggtgccaTTTTTGCTCTGATCCGATTCCCTCGGTTCCTGAGTGTTAAAGCACAATTTCAATCtgtgctttaaacacacatcaagTGGAAATGCTAAAAATTTGGAGAGAATTTGACATATTGCAAAAAACTTTTTGGCTTGGCTGAAGGGGAAAAGTTGTACTGATACGTGTTGTTAGTTTTATAAATGAATAGTGCTGAAACATAAAGTCGCCTAATCCTTTTTCTTGGAACCGCAAACTGGCAAATCTTAATTTATCGAGCACAAATACAAAAGATTCACTTAACACCTACAATTGAGAAGTGGctgcatttctctgtttttgatcattgaattgaattgtaagTTGAATAAGTTTGGGTCGGATAAAAGCAATTTCATGATGTCAACTTGGACTCAAGGAACAGTTATGGacattttttactatttacagATTGTTATATAGACCAAATAATTGCTTAATCCCCATTAATATAATTATTGGTGGTACCGCAATTGTGTTGTTGTAAAGTTACTTGcaatcaaatatttttaaacttgttcCAACATGTACACAGCAGCTGACTAGCTTTGATTAGAACATAGTGTGGCTCAACGGGTGTACATTGCTGGAATAAAGCCTGAAGTGTTCAATGTCCCGCCCCTTCCGCTATCTATTTTGCAAGGGCACTATTGCTGCATCTGGTGCTTAGCGCTGccagttgtgattggtttaaagaaatacatacaaaccagagcattttttcccctatcccagaataaATAAGCACTCtagccagaccatactccagcgTTGACACAGTGCTGTGGAAATCTGACAGCGCAAGACTAATATGAACATAATGCctttacacaaaataaatggGAACCCTTGCTAAGAATGTATCTTTTGTGCTTCACTATAACTATTTGCTGCATGTGATGACGGACTGTTTCTTTATGAGGGCGGCACATTTCGATCAGGAGATAGAACAATGACTCTTGTAGAAGTAATGTATTATTGAGCTATTCAAGGTTCCTCATTCTTTTTTTCGGTCGACATTTTCAAAGGATCTGTTGTCTTTTTGTCCTTCAGTTCATTCAATTTGAGGCAgttttccctctctgtcttttccCCTCCTTTCTTGCCCACATTGAAACTGAGTTAACACTATTATCTAAactctctttccctctcaaaGTCAAAAACAGAAGTGTTTTGATGAGGAAAACAAAAGGCTCACCTGCTGTGCCTAAATTTGCTTTGAGGAATAACTCTTGTTGTTGTGGCTGAAAACCAGAGATATCTTCTAACCTGCTTACTTTTACCTCCTATAAACTTAGCTGGATTCTTGGCAGCCACTTCAGGTTCATCTGAGGACAATGCAGATCTTGGAAAAACAGCCCTTTTTTCTGCTGCTTACTTATTGAGCTGGCAGGGCTCCAGAAACCACAACTGATACAATATCATAAAGACTAACCTACAAAACAGATCTATGATAAGATTTAATGCTGGCACCTTCTCTTTCATGTCACTGATATCTCTCTCCTTGCACTGAATAGAACAGAGGATAAAAAATCTACCTCTTCACCATCCTCCGCTTCACCTTCCACGACCCCGTCTAAATCAAAGAGCACTAGTGTTTATGCTCAACTTGAATGAACTNNNNNNNNNNGCCCTGTGGGCTGTTAGTATCTCAGCAACTGGAAGGCCAATGAGGAGTGGGTAACGTATTATAATAATCTGTATCATCATTTTAGTCACATCACTCATGATTCAAAGAAACAATTTAGTTTGTAGTAATTATTTCACTGATTGACCAACAAGCACAACCTGTTGTATTACCGTAAAACCCCAATGACAAACAGCAGTATGTGAagctgtaaaattaaccaaggATCTAGAGAAGTTGTTGAAgacatttagaaaatgtaaGGGATTTTGTCCTAAAAACACCTATTGTAGTCTGAAAGAATGAAAAAAGCACGATGTTATTGAATATGTCACTGTCTGTGTGACTGTAAAAGTGACACAGATATTGTAACATTACACCGTTGGTGACTTTGATGGCATTGATATCTCTGTAGTGTAGCTTTAGGCTTCATGCTAGTGTTACAAACATCAAACCTAGTAAAGTTTAACTGACTCCCAGCCTGGTGTGAAACAAATCAACATATGTCTGAGTCAAATCTAAGGAAACACTGATACCTGATCGCTTGTCGGCAACGTCAGATAGAGGTCCTCATTTCACCTTGTAAAACATGTCATTCCATCATGATATTTCAAATAACAAAAGGAGGTTGCATATAATATTGCAAAATTGTAAAAAGCAGATGTAAAAGGATCGATCTAtctagccacacacacacacacacacacacacacacacacacacacacacacacacacacacacacacacacacacacacacacacacacacacacacacacacacacacacacacacacacacacacacacacacacaccacacacacacacacacacacaccacgtttggggtcacttatACATTGGGGTCACTTGGGGCCTAAAATTAACTGTTCCTCCAGTAGCCATGACCGTCTCTATCAACGGCAATAACATGCCCCATTCACGTGAACATAAGggtttttaagattatttttatttttttcagattcaCTTCCTCTTCAGAGAAAGCTTTATGAGAGATAAAGACATAAAAGGTAAGAAGTCTACCTTTATTTACCTACATGCAATGTATCTGTGACTAGACCTCACTTTTAACTTGTATTgcaattgttatttttattcatcAAATCCACAAATATTTGCACAACTATTCACACAACCTTGTCCGATTGTTAGAAATATTCTCTCAGTAGTCTGGGGTTTCCTGGCAAGTCTTTACTCCAGTTGTCTTTGCCCTCATTCGCACTCCCTGAGTAATGATGATGGTGAACATGTCGGAGGATGTCCTCATGTGGCTTCTTTCACTGCTGCCTGTTTGAGCTTATTAGCGAGTGCCCGTCTGTACACACATTGTTGCCAGTCCTCAGGACAGATGGTGGCAGACAGGGTCAGTGAGAAAACCTCTGACACACaatctctctctgcctctatGTCTATCACTCAATAcacaataaataatacattatttattattatttattgtgtgCTCAATTTGCAATAGTTACTTTGTCTTGTTATATTCCATTGTATCAAAAAGCcaaaactgtgtttatttaagatattctgctgcagtggaaaggATTTATATATAGATCTGTTTCTAGGAACACTGCGGCAGCAGTGTAGTCTACACACATTTATTCTGGTTGGTTTGTACACAGTAATGTATACcagctagtttttttttctttttcttcagtgTACATACTTGGGGAGTAGAAAAGGTTAATCTGAGGTTCATGTGTTTACCAAAAACCAAATCCCTAAGAGGAGAATCAAAGCACTGCTGTCCTCATAAGGTCGATGTGCACTCAACAGTGTTTAATAGGATGTGTTTTCTGCCCTGAGTTGTCTCTGCGGGACACAGCTAAAGTAGTGGGACAAACATCAACTGGCAGCATTTGTGATGCTGGACAGGAAGGTGAAGCAAAACACTGAAGGCTGAGATCTTCAGGCAAGCCAAAGGCTGAGTATACCAATCTAAGACATTAACTAAGATGCTCTGTAAAATGGGTTGAGTTGTGTAGACCTTTCTTTGATCAGCGGTTGGAAAAATCATGGCTGTGTCTATTAACTGAAATTTAGTTATAACAAGGAGTTTATTTTGCAATATTTTGAAAGCAATAGTCAGTAGTTGAGAAGAACCAAGGGTAAACTTATACACTAGGTCTATTTTGTGTATAATGTATATTAGACTGATTTCATTATTAAACTGCAGATTTTCTCAATTGATTGATTAatctttttatctgtgaaaggacAGTAATATATGTAATATGTTGCAGAGTCCAGGTTGATAtgaaatatcttgttttgtgtgACCAACCCAAAGATATTAAATTTACTATGATAtagaacagagaaaagcagcaccTCATCTGACAAGCTGCAATCACAGAAGGTTTGGcttatttgctttaaaaaatgagTCAAATGACTGATATTTATTGAATAATAACCACAATTTTGACTAATCAAATAGTGAACTAATCTTTACATCTCATGGCACATGATAATGCTTTGTTATACCATTGCACTTTGTACATGGTTTGTATTATTCCATATTTACGATTCTTGGGTCATCTTttctcacatttatttttgttgtcttgTTACGTTTGTTAACACAACAATTGAtcatataaaagaaataaataaatcatgaaGGCAGCCACCACATTTTGGTAGATGTTGAGCCATATAGAGTAAAGTGATCAATAGACATATACTATCTTATGGGGAAATTATGTTTCTTCCAAAATAAACAGAATTTGtatgaactttctttttttttttttttaattaacattaatGTTCTGAGTTTATACAGTTCATTATCCTAGCCAAAACAAGACATTATAACATGGGAAACTTACCCCAAAAAAGAGATCAGCAAGCTTGTTTGTGAGTTTCAGTATATAGACCAACTGTGCGCATATTATTTCCAgttcaaaataatgaaaatataaataaaaataaataaataaataaataaataaataaattctttAAATCACTTAACATGCTCTAATTGCAAATAAACCAAATACttggattttatttaaaaatgaagagTTCTTTTTACAAGACTCAAACAAACaggctttttaaaaagaaatctattAACTTTGCAGCCATATCTGACCCCATGCAGATGATTACTGTGTGCAAAACATTGCTAAAACCTTAAACAAAAGGTTAATACTGTGCATGTGTAACAAGATGTAAAAATGGTTTATTACTGTAAATTGGAGGCGTAACCACATGACTATAAAGCATACGTTTCAGCTCTACACAACAGTGTATAATGTTTGTCATATATTAGTTAGTTTTGTGTCATGCGTAAAGTATCTGTGTCTAGCTTTCTGTGGAGTCAGAGCCCAATAAATAAACCTATAAAAAGacctaataaaataaatgctgtTCAAAAGACACATTCAAATAGAGGCAAGCTAAGGGTTAATGACGTGTTTCAAGTTCACCAGAAAAAGGGCTTGCAATAACATGTTTACACgtgtttaaaggttttaatgtGTTATAGGTGATTAGAGAGTTGCAAACATCTGGAGTCACCAGTCAACAACTCAACGTTAATTAAGATGATTTATGTTGACCAGCTGCTTTTGAATTGTCTAAATGCAGgtgttttattccatttttttctgcataTTTACGTCAAGATAAGTTGTTTCCTTTACCTGTATTTTTAAGAAGATTTCATGATCTTCGTGCTATAAAACAAGAATTTTCACATTATATACTAGTGTTGTTGCTCATCACTTCATTTACCATTAAGGATGCAGCCATTAACCGATTTCACTATTTACCATGCTTTAAAACATCATGGTTAATAAAGGGGCAATTCTAGGATCTAAGTGTTAGGGGTGCCTTGCACCCTTTTaacgtattttttttaaacgttatTCTATTGTGCTAACTGTGCATTTCAACATTATTTTTGACCATCCCGGAAAGAAAAACAGTGAATTAtgtaacaaaaaagacaattttgaGAAAACTTACTTTAATGCTGAGCCACAGGACCATTACTACAAATGTGAGGTCGTATTACAAATGAAATTGTATTATGcatataataattaatattaaatattaatcaAACTAAAAGTCACAGCATCAAATTAAAAGAGTTACATTAACTAGGTACTAAGAACTAGTGCAAAGAAGATGTCCTATTTAGAATGAAGCCCACTGACATATGTTGTAAATGTAAGATTATTGTATTAATTATAAAATATCACACTGTTTAGTTATGTGAATTATGGTGAAGTCCACTGCAATGAAGGAAGGCAAGGCAGAAACTGCCATGGCATTATAACTATTTGGTCCTAACTAATGTTACCTGTCCAATGTCTCACTTGATTGTTGTGCTCTCTCTGTGTTCCAACGCCAGcttgctctctctccttgtcTATCCTCCTTTCTCCCTGGCTGTGCTGTCAAGCAAAAGATAAgtctttattatttaataaaaaaaaggattcagATCTTTTTGTTTAAGTAAAAGGactaataactgtaaaaatacaagtaaaagtcctgcattgaaaatgttacataagt
Above is a genomic segment from Etheostoma spectabile isolate EspeVRDwgs_2016 chromosome 20, UIUC_Espe_1.0, whole genome shotgun sequence containing:
- the dio3a gene encoding iodothyronine deiodinase 3a, producing MNTIKAIKNAIVCIVLLPRFLIAAVMFWLLDFLCIRKRVFFRMKEQGGDAIDPPLCISDSNRLFSVESLKAVWHGHKLDFLKAAHLGHGAPNTEVVQLEDQRRSRILDYAKDKRPLILNFGSCTUPPFMARLKAFQGVVQQNADIADSVVVYIEEAHPSDGWMSTDAPYQIPKHRCLEDRLKAAQLMHLEVPGCPVVVDSMENSSNAAYGAYFDRLYILQEGKVVYQGGRGPEGYRITELRDWLDQYRETLKKPTNLVINV